Proteins encoded by one window of Lycium barbarum isolate Lr01 chromosome 11, ASM1917538v2, whole genome shotgun sequence:
- the LOC132618932 gene encoding zingipain-2-like, translating to MALVLEWKIQFVVLFVTFGMYVSQVTSRNLQESSSMLEKHELWMARHGRTYENDAEKAKRLNIFKENVKFVESFNKNGTKPYKLGINEFADLTSEEFLKYYTTHGLNKFSSKSQQSSPAIFSSFKYENMSDVPSFMDWTKSGAVTNVKHQGQCGCCWAFAAVGALEGANKLSRSKLISLSEQELLDCTTENNGCNGGLITTAYDFIVKNGGIALESNYPYKEYQDSCRSAQQGTDSAVKMSRYETLPSSESALLKAVSQQPVSIGIAVTEEFHMYQSGVYDGSCDDQLNHAVTIIGYGTNEDGTKYWLIKNSWGTSWGENGYMKLARDTGIEGGLCGITTLASYPIV from the exons ATGGCTTTGGTTCTTGAATGGAAGATACAATTTGTGGTTCTTTTTGTGACTTTTGGAATGTATGTTTCTCAAGTCACTTCTCGAAACCTTCAAGAATCATCATCCATGTTGGAAAAACATGAGTTGTGGATGGCGCGCCATGGAAGAACTTATGAAAATGATGCAGAAAAGGCGAAAAGATTGAATATTTTCAAGGAGAATGTGAAATTTGTTGAGTCTTTTAACAAAAATGGGACTAAGCCATACAAATTAGGCATCAATGAATTTGCTGATCTTACTTCTGAGGAATTCTTAAAGTACTATACTACTCATGGACTTAATAAGTTTTCTTCAAAATCTCAGCAATCATCTCCAGCTATATTTTCATCATTCAAGTATGAAAATATGAGTGATGTTCCATCTTTCATGGATTGGACAAAGAGTGGTGCTGTCACTAATGTCAAACATCAAGGTCAATGTG GATGTTGCTGGGCATTTGCGGCGGTTGGAGCCTTGGAAGGAGCAAACAAACTCTCAAGAAGCAAGTTAATTTCACTATCCGAGCAAGAGTTATTAGATTGCACAACCGAAAACAACGGTTGTAACGGTGGTTTGATAACAACCGCCTATGATTTCATCGTAAAAAATGGCGGGATCGCGTTGGAATCCAACTACCCTTACAAGGAATATCAAGATTCATGCAGGAGCGCCCAACAGGGGACGGACTCAGCCGTAAAAATGAGTCGTTACGAAACTTTACCATCGAGCGAATCAGCATTATTAAAAGCCGTATCGCAACAACCCGTCTCAATCGGTATCGCCGTAACCGAAGAATTTCATATGTACCAAAGTGGTGTTTACGATGGCAGTTGCGATGATCAACTTAATCATGCAGTTACTATAATTGGCTATGGGACAAATGAAGATGGTACAAAATATTGGCTAATTAAGAATTCTTGGGGTACAAGTTGGGGCGAAAATGGTTACATGAAACTTGCAAGGGATACTGGAATTGAAGGTGGTCTTTGTGGGATAACCACTTTGGCTTCCTATCCCATCGTTTAG